In the Nerophis ophidion isolate RoL-2023_Sa linkage group LG01, RoL_Noph_v1.0, whole genome shotgun sequence genome, one interval contains:
- the fip1l1b gene encoding pre-mRNA 3'-end-processing factor FIP1 isoform X2, whose product MSGEEAASTDANAGDEEEEWLYGDESESKDEEEEEQKNATDSAPADASTEEAEVPVDGDDADAHVEAEHATGNGVASESQATGDAAGEDVESDSDSDDDDDDVRVTIGDIKTGAPQYTPYGAPPVNLNIKTTGSRSYGQVNAKLKGVDLDASGSINGVPVLDVDLDLFEEKPWRKPGADLSDYFNYGFNEDTWKNYCEKQKRIRMGLEGSVTSKITVQQGRISTEKDASSLPVHTSKPDFQSQVNLYKSVTSQVPRISPPQWHGPPVQDMSFYTKLSGSIDVIGGQTATISRVEGRRRHNLEGNNIQVISEHSTSEPESATPKMPTFFPPGPLPPNIPPPPFLPPPPNVSSAPPLIPPPRLPITVPPPGFPPPPSGPPPSIIPTLDSHVGGYDGRSLPPFPFPQGGYPPPMSGGVPPSWPPMMDNSKPWDYYPRRDDKRDKDRERPRERAHERERDREREREHSPSVIGYTSDEERYRYREYQERAYVDRHRERASREKEDRHRERRHREKDEGRHKSSRSSSRRRHDSEEGDSHRRHKHKKSKKSKEGKETSEDMGADQENQEAME is encoded by the exons ATGTCCGGCGAAGAAGCGGCCAGCACGGATGCTAACGCTGGGGATGAGGAGGAAGAATGGTTGTATGGAG ATGAGTCTGAGAGCAAAgacgaggaagaagaagaacaaaagaATGCTACAGACAG TGCACCTGCTGATGCGTCTACCGAGGAAGCGGAAGTACCTGTGGATGGCGACGACGCTGATGCGCATGTTGAAGCTGAACACGCGACAGGAAACGGCGTGGCCTCAGAG tctcaGGCCACCGGGGACGCTGCGGGCGAGGACGTGGAGAGTGACAGCGACagtgacgacgacgacgacgatgtCCGTGTCACCATTGGAGACATAAAAACCGGGGCGCCTCAATACAC ACCGTATGGAGCCCCTCCAGTCAATCTCAACATTAAAACAACTGGCTCCAGATCTTACGGACAAG TTAATGCAAAACTGAAAGGAGTGGATCTTGACGCCTCTGGCAGCATCAATGGTGTCCCTGTGCTTGAcgtggacttggatttgtttgaggagaaaccttggaggaaaCCAG gtgCGGATCTGTCCGACTACTTTAACTATGGCTTCAATGAGGACACATGGAAGAATTACTGTGAGAAACAAAAGCGTATACGCATGGGCCTGGAAGGCTCTGTGACAAGTAAAATCACC GTCCAACAAGGCAGGATAAGTACAGAGAAGGATGCATCCAGTCTTCCTGTCCACACTTCCAAGCCTGACTTCCAATCTCAAGTCAATCTCTACAAGTCTGTCACCAGTCAAGTCCCTAG GATCTCTCCCCCTCAGTGGCATGGCCCGCCTGTCCAGGACATGTCTTTTTATAC TAAGTTAAGCGGGAGCATAGATGTAATTGGCGGGCAGACGGCCACCATCAGTCGGGTGGAAGGGCGACGCAGACACAACCTTGAAGGCAACAACATCCAG GTGATCTCTGAACACTCTACGTCAGAGCCAGAGTCTGCCACTCCCAAGATGCCCACCTTCTTCCCCCCGGGACCCCTCCCTCCAAACATCCCCCCGCCGCCTTTTCTGCCCCCTCCACCGAACGTCAGCTCTGCGCCGCCTCTTATCCCTCCACCCA GGTTGCCCATTACTGTACCCCCTCCAGGATTTCCTCCTCCACCCAGCGGTCCCCCCCCTTCTATCATTCCCACTTTGGACAG CCATGTTGGAGGTTACGATGGACGTTCTTTGCCTCCTTTTCCATTCCCTCAAG GAGGCTACCCTCCCCCCATGTCCGGAGGCGTGCCTCCTTCCTGGCCCCCGATGATGGATAACTCCAAACCGTGGGACTACTATCCTCGGCGGGACGACAAGCGTGACAAAGACAGAGAGCGGCCTCGAGAGAGGGCGCATGAGCGAGAGAGAGATCGGGAGAGGGAACGAGAGCACAGCCCTTCAGTGATTGGCTACACCAG CGACGAGGAGCGGTATCGTTACCGCGAGTACCAGGAACGAGCTTATGTGGACCGCCATCGCGAGCGGGCAAGTCGCGAGAAAGAAGACCGACACCGGGAGAGGCGGCACCGAGAAAAAGACGAGGGACGCCACAAGTCGTCTCGCAg CAGCAGCAGGAGGAGACATGACAGCGAAGAGGGCGACAGCCACCGAAGGCACAAACACAAGAAGAGCAAGAAGAGCAAAGAAGGCAAGGAGACCAGCGAGGACATGGGCGCAGACCAAGAGAATCAGGAGGCCATGGAGTGA
- the fip1l1b gene encoding pre-mRNA 3'-end-processing factor FIP1 isoform X1, protein MSGEEAASTDANAGDEEEEWLYGDESESKDEEEEEQKNATDSAPADASTEEAEVPVDGDDADAHVEAEHATGNGVASESQATGDAAGEDVESDSDSDDDDDDVRVTIGDIKTGAPQYTPYGAPPVNLNIKTTGSRSYGQVNAKLKGVDLDASGSINGVPVLDVDLDLFEEKPWRKPGADLSDYFNYGFNEDTWKNYCEKQKRIRMGLEGSVTSKITVQQGRISTEKDASSLPVHTSKPDFQSQVNLYKSVTSQVPRISPPQWHGPPVQDMSFYTKLSGSIDVIGGQTATISRVEGRRRHNLEGNNIQVISEHSTSEPESATPKMPTFFPPGPLPPNIPPPPFLPPPPNVSSAPPLIPPPRLPITVPPPGFPPPPSGPPPSIIPTLDSHVGGYDGRSLPPFPFPQGGYPPPMSGGVPPSWPPMMDNSKPWDYYPRRDDKRDKDRERPRERAHERERDREREREHSPSVIGYTSDEERYRYREYQERAYVDRHRERASREKEDRHRERRHREKDEGRHKSSRSSSSRRRHDSEEGDSHRRHKHKKSKKSKEGKETSEDMGADQENQEAME, encoded by the exons ATGTCCGGCGAAGAAGCGGCCAGCACGGATGCTAACGCTGGGGATGAGGAGGAAGAATGGTTGTATGGAG ATGAGTCTGAGAGCAAAgacgaggaagaagaagaacaaaagaATGCTACAGACAG TGCACCTGCTGATGCGTCTACCGAGGAAGCGGAAGTACCTGTGGATGGCGACGACGCTGATGCGCATGTTGAAGCTGAACACGCGACAGGAAACGGCGTGGCCTCAGAG tctcaGGCCACCGGGGACGCTGCGGGCGAGGACGTGGAGAGTGACAGCGACagtgacgacgacgacgacgatgtCCGTGTCACCATTGGAGACATAAAAACCGGGGCGCCTCAATACAC ACCGTATGGAGCCCCTCCAGTCAATCTCAACATTAAAACAACTGGCTCCAGATCTTACGGACAAG TTAATGCAAAACTGAAAGGAGTGGATCTTGACGCCTCTGGCAGCATCAATGGTGTCCCTGTGCTTGAcgtggacttggatttgtttgaggagaaaccttggaggaaaCCAG gtgCGGATCTGTCCGACTACTTTAACTATGGCTTCAATGAGGACACATGGAAGAATTACTGTGAGAAACAAAAGCGTATACGCATGGGCCTGGAAGGCTCTGTGACAAGTAAAATCACC GTCCAACAAGGCAGGATAAGTACAGAGAAGGATGCATCCAGTCTTCCTGTCCACACTTCCAAGCCTGACTTCCAATCTCAAGTCAATCTCTACAAGTCTGTCACCAGTCAAGTCCCTAG GATCTCTCCCCCTCAGTGGCATGGCCCGCCTGTCCAGGACATGTCTTTTTATAC TAAGTTAAGCGGGAGCATAGATGTAATTGGCGGGCAGACGGCCACCATCAGTCGGGTGGAAGGGCGACGCAGACACAACCTTGAAGGCAACAACATCCAG GTGATCTCTGAACACTCTACGTCAGAGCCAGAGTCTGCCACTCCCAAGATGCCCACCTTCTTCCCCCCGGGACCCCTCCCTCCAAACATCCCCCCGCCGCCTTTTCTGCCCCCTCCACCGAACGTCAGCTCTGCGCCGCCTCTTATCCCTCCACCCA GGTTGCCCATTACTGTACCCCCTCCAGGATTTCCTCCTCCACCCAGCGGTCCCCCCCCTTCTATCATTCCCACTTTGGACAG CCATGTTGGAGGTTACGATGGACGTTCTTTGCCTCCTTTTCCATTCCCTCAAG GAGGCTACCCTCCCCCCATGTCCGGAGGCGTGCCTCCTTCCTGGCCCCCGATGATGGATAACTCCAAACCGTGGGACTACTATCCTCGGCGGGACGACAAGCGTGACAAAGACAGAGAGCGGCCTCGAGAGAGGGCGCATGAGCGAGAGAGAGATCGGGAGAGGGAACGAGAGCACAGCCCTTCAGTGATTGGCTACACCAG CGACGAGGAGCGGTATCGTTACCGCGAGTACCAGGAACGAGCTTATGTGGACCGCCATCGCGAGCGGGCAAGTCGCGAGAAAGAAGACCGACACCGGGAGAGGCGGCACCGAGAAAAAGACGAGGGACGCCACAAGTCGTCTCGCAg TAGCAGCAGCAGGAGGAGACATGACAGCGAAGAGGGCGACAGCCACCGAAGGCACAAACACAAGAAGAGCAAGAAGAGCAAAGAAGGCAAGGAGACCAGCGAGGACATGGGCGCAGACCAAGAGAATCAGGAGGCCATGGAGTGA
- the LOC133535375 gene encoding uncharacterized protein LOC133535375 produces the protein MCARLHRASQSVSATRMKRLVVFLAFLSVGLSAPLPSCDALLRPIDIRNEQMLGRWLYIGGSSDLPGSRSLGLLLNNAWLDVSATSRSNVLTIVQTQRIYGECSSLKYNVTMENGTLLIEHPFYLKEVYLKSDCPDCLVVYEEVNSTQDSFRSLLLFSRQRSVSAAHVDLLRRQAKCLEMPSPLLIDPTHDLCPDNLESSDGLDALNSLLEAKMAHRVARLLDKLFDFFVN, from the exons ATGTGTGCTCGCCTCCACCGAGCGAGTCAAAGCGTTTCAGCGACGAGGATGAAGCGACTGGTTGTGTTTCTGGCTTTTCTCTCCGTGGGGCTGTCTGCTCCTCTACCGAGCTGCGACGCCCTGCTGCGGCCAATCGACATCCGCAATGAGCAG ATGTTGGGCCGCTGGCTGTACATCGGGGGCAGCTCCGACCTGCCGGGAAGTCGCTCTCTGGGCCTCCTGCTCAACAACGCCTGGCTGGACGTCAGCGCCACCTCTCGCAGCAACGTGCTCACCATCGTCCAGACTCAGAGGAT CTACGGCGAGTGTTCCAGCCTCAAGTACAACGTGACCATGGAGAACGGCACCCTGCTGATCG AGCATCCCTTCTACTTGAAGGAAGTCTACCTGAAAAGCGACTGTCCAGACTGCCTGGTGGTCTATGAGGAAGTGAACTCCACCCAGGACTCCTTCAGGAGTCTTCTGCTTTTCA GCAGACAACGCAGTGTATCGGCTGCTCACGTGGACTTGTTAAGGAGGCAAGCCAAGTGTCTCGAGATGCCCTCCCCACTCTTGATTGACCCCACCCATG acCTCTGCCCAGACAACCTGGAGTCCTCAGACGGACTTGACGCCCTCAACTCCTTGTTGGAAGCAAAGATGGCGCATCGGGTGGCCAGGCTGCTGGACAAACTTTTTGACTTCTTTGTCAACTGA